The Streptomyces collinus DNA segment CCACCACGAAGCCGGCGCACAGCACCAGCGACGCCTCCCTGACCGCGAGGGCGCCGACCGTCCCCGCCGTCGTCTTCTGTACGACGGTCCGCCCGGCGAGGTCGGCGGAGCGCAGCAGTCCCGGTGAGTTGACGGCGTCGAACCCGGGCGCGGGCGGACCGTCCTTGAGCGCCATCCAGCCGGGGTGACGTGCCTTGAGCGCCAGGGCGTCCTCCGGCGACTCCGCAAGCACGATCTTCTCCGCCCCTCGGGCGAAAGCCCAGGCGGCCACCGTGAAGGCACGCATGACGTCGACCACGACGGCCACGGACGGGGTTTCGGCGAGTTCGGGGATGCCAAGGAATCGAGTCTCCATCGGGCCATGATCGCGCGTGCCCGTCCCGTGTCGTCCGGAGACGGAAAACGGTCGGCGTCAGGGA contains these protein-coding regions:
- a CDS encoding 2-phosphosulfolactate phosphatase, whose product is METRFLGIPELAETPSVAVVVDVMRAFTVAAWAFARGAEKIVLAESPEDALALKARHPGWMALKDGPPAPGFDAVNSPGLLRSADLAGRTVVQKTTAGTVGALAVREASLVLCAGFVVAEATARVLRTRACDRVTFVVTGEGGQADEDLACAQYIALRATETGTEAAGFLKRAGESRAAAELADGVRQGVHPDDVALCLDLDRFPFAMVATSEDSLMVLRPTMPSAGPGR